A DNA window from Actinokineospora baliensis contains the following coding sequences:
- a CDS encoding AMP-dependent synthetase/ligase — translation MDEYPTLCAAFQEIAQINPAQVALRTPGGVVSITWREYAKRVRTIAAGLSALGVARGEPVGLMLTNRPEFHLVDTAALHLGALPFSVYNTSTPEQLAHVFANAGNEVVATERSFVPVLLAAVPHLRLVCVDGAVDGAESLAEVEAGGAPDFDFDAAWRAVEPDDVATIIYTSGTTGPPKGVELTHANVMAVAQAVKQAFELLPGDRVLSFLPSAHIADRVASHYASILFGTQVTSVADPRDLATALPDARPHLFFAVPRVWQKFKLAIESAIAAEPSPVKRAIATWAIDIGQRHLRAPWSLTLAARYAVADRLVLRRLRARLGLAEAKVPASGAAAIPVPTLEFFWAIGIPVYEIWGMSETAGLGTSGRIGLNKRGTVGTPVHGTEVRLADDGELLIRGASVMLRYRNDPIRTAATIDPDGWVHTGDIGEIDEDGFVSIVDRKKELIITSSGKNMSPTNIENAIKAANSAISQVVAIGDNRPYISALVVLDQDAAVALAARHNLPTTPEALAASPEIRALVANAVREGNQHLSRVEQVKRFHILPTYWHPGGDELTPTLKLRRKPIADKYATAITDLYAETPTPNTINLAATA, via the coding sequence GTGGACGAGTACCCGACGCTGTGCGCGGCCTTCCAGGAGATCGCCCAGATCAACCCGGCCCAGGTGGCGCTGCGCACGCCCGGGGGCGTCGTGTCGATCACCTGGCGCGAGTACGCGAAGCGGGTCAGGACCATCGCGGCGGGACTGTCCGCGCTGGGGGTGGCGCGCGGCGAGCCGGTGGGGCTGATGCTGACCAACCGCCCCGAGTTCCACCTCGTCGACACCGCCGCCCTGCACCTGGGGGCGCTGCCGTTCTCGGTCTACAACACCAGCACCCCAGAGCAGTTGGCCCACGTCTTCGCCAACGCGGGCAACGAGGTCGTGGCGACCGAACGGTCGTTCGTGCCGGTTCTTCTGGCCGCGGTGCCCCACCTGCGCCTGGTATGCGTGGACGGCGCGGTGGACGGCGCCGAGTCGCTGGCCGAGGTCGAGGCGGGCGGCGCACCGGACTTCGACTTCGACGCCGCCTGGCGCGCGGTCGAACCCGACGACGTCGCCACCATCATCTACACCTCGGGGACAACCGGCCCGCCCAAGGGCGTCGAGTTGACCCACGCCAACGTCATGGCCGTCGCCCAGGCGGTCAAGCAGGCCTTCGAACTGCTCCCGGGCGACCGGGTGCTCTCGTTCCTGCCCTCGGCGCACATCGCCGACCGGGTCGCCTCGCACTACGCCTCGATCCTGTTCGGCACCCAGGTCACCTCGGTGGCCGACCCCCGCGACCTGGCGACCGCGCTGCCGGACGCCCGGCCGCACCTGTTCTTCGCGGTGCCCAGGGTGTGGCAGAAGTTCAAGCTCGCCATCGAATCGGCCATCGCCGCCGAACCGAGCCCGGTCAAACGCGCCATCGCCACCTGGGCGATCGACATCGGGCAGCGGCACCTGCGCGCGCCCTGGTCGCTGACCCTGGCCGCCCGGTACGCGGTCGCCGACCGCCTGGTGCTGCGTCGGTTGCGGGCCCGCCTCGGTCTCGCCGAGGCCAAGGTCCCGGCCTCCGGCGCGGCCGCCATCCCGGTGCCGACCCTGGAGTTCTTCTGGGCCATCGGCATCCCCGTCTACGAGATCTGGGGCATGTCCGAGACCGCGGGCCTGGGCACCTCCGGCCGCATCGGCCTCAACAAGCGCGGCACCGTCGGCACCCCCGTCCACGGCACCGAAGTCCGCCTCGCCGACGACGGCGAACTCCTCATCCGCGGCGCGTCGGTCATGCTCCGCTACCGCAACGACCCCATCCGCACCGCCGCCACCATCGACCCCGACGGCTGGGTGCACACCGGAGACATCGGCGAGATCGACGAGGACGGGTTCGTGTCCATCGTGGACCGCAAGAAGGAACTCATCATCACCTCCTCCGGCAAGAACATGTCGCCCACCAACATCGAGAACGCCATCAAAGCGGCCAACTCCGCCATCAGCCAAGTAGTAGCCATCGGCGACAACCGCCCCTACATCTCCGCCCTGGTCGTCTTAGACCAAGACGCCGCTGTGGCCCTTGCGGCCCGGCACAACCTCCCCACCACCCCAGAGGCTCTAGCGGCGTCCCCGGAAATCCGCGCCCTGGTGGCCAACGCGGTCCGGGAAGGAAACCAACACCTGTCCCGAGTGGAGCAGGTCAAACGCTTCCACATCCTCCCCACCTACTGGCACCCCGGCGGGGACGAACTCACCCCCACCCTCAAACTCCGCCGCAAACCCATAGCCGACAAATACGCCACCGCCATCACCGACCTCTACGCCGAAACCCCCACCCCCAACACCATCAACCTCGCTGCCACCGCCTAA
- a CDS encoding S-adenosylmethionine:tRNA ribosyltransferase-isomerase, translated as MTVELTLPGGLDAHEPPEARGLARDGVRLLVSDGGEISHHRFSDLPSVLHAGDVLVVNTSGTLPASVAVTGGQLKVHLSTQNPDGTWLVELRSGTAPYPHGTAGDRLDLAGGASVVLLRRYSRDRLWEAAVRPGPFTTVSAYLGAFGEPIRYGYVPRAWPLRYYQTVFGVDPGSAEMPSAGRPFTDRLVTRLVAAGVQFAPVLLHTGVASPEAHERPYPEWFRVSAESAEVVNTARAQGRRVIAVGTTAVRAVESAVRGGVVREASGWTELVVTPERGVAVVDGLLTGFHEAGASHVDMLVAVAGRGAVERCYGEAAGGGYLWHEFGDVNLLVR; from the coding sequence ATGACCGTCGAACTCACCCTGCCCGGCGGCCTGGACGCCCACGAACCCCCCGAGGCGCGCGGTCTCGCCCGCGACGGGGTGCGGCTGCTGGTCAGCGACGGCGGGGAGATCAGCCACCACCGGTTCAGCGACCTGCCGTCGGTCTTACACGCGGGCGACGTGCTCGTGGTCAACACCTCTGGAACCCTGCCCGCGTCCGTGGCGGTCACCGGCGGACAGCTGAAAGTGCACCTGTCCACCCAGAACCCCGACGGGACCTGGCTGGTGGAACTGCGCTCGGGAACGGCCCCCTACCCGCACGGCACCGCCGGGGACCGCTTGGACCTGGCAGGCGGAGCGTCCGTGGTGCTGCTGCGGCGGTACTCACGGGACCGGCTATGGGAAGCGGCGGTCCGCCCCGGCCCGTTCACGACGGTCAGCGCCTACCTGGGGGCGTTCGGAGAACCGATCCGCTACGGGTACGTGCCCCGCGCGTGGCCGTTGCGCTACTACCAAACGGTCTTCGGGGTCGACCCGGGCAGCGCGGAAATGCCCAGCGCAGGCCGCCCCTTCACCGACCGCCTGGTGACCCGCCTGGTGGCCGCGGGCGTCCAATTCGCACCGGTGCTGCTGCACACAGGGGTGGCGTCACCGGAGGCACACGAGCGGCCGTACCCGGAGTGGTTCCGCGTGTCGGCGGAAAGCGCGGAGGTGGTGAACACCGCTCGAGCGCAAGGGCGGCGAGTGATCGCAGTGGGGACGACGGCGGTGCGCGCGGTGGAGTCGGCGGTGCGCGGTGGGGTGGTGCGGGAGGCGTCTGGGTGGACGGAGTTGGTGGTTACGCCGGAACGGGGGGTGGCGGTGGTTGATGGGTTGTTGACGGGGTTCCACGAGGCGGGGGCGTCGCATGTGGACATGTTGGTGGCGGTGGCGGGGAGGGGGGCGGTGGAGAGGTGTTATGGGGAGGCTGCGGGTGGGGGGTATCTGTGGCATGAGTTCGGGGATGTGAACCTGTTGGTGCGGTGA
- a CDS encoding SDR family NAD(P)-dependent oxidoreductase gives MHQLAIVTGASRGLGRAIATGLAEAGWDLVLDARGAPALTAVADALPGRVRALPGDITDPDHRERLVAAADELGGATLVVNNAGALGPTPLPGLAEYPVDALREVFEANVLAVLGLVQVALPGLRRRGGAVLTITSDAAVEPYEGWGGYGASKAAVELLSNVLSKEEPAIRVWWADPGDLRTQMHQDAFPGEDITDRPLPETVVPAVVHLVSTRPESGRIRLPEVAV, from the coding sequence GTGCACCAGTTGGCCATCGTCACCGGCGCCTCCCGGGGGTTGGGGCGCGCCATCGCCACCGGTCTCGCCGAGGCCGGGTGGGACCTCGTGCTCGACGCCAGGGGCGCGCCCGCGCTCACCGCCGTCGCGGACGCGCTGCCCGGCCGGGTCAGAGCGCTGCCGGGCGACATCACCGACCCCGACCACCGCGAGCGGCTGGTGGCCGCGGCCGACGAGCTCGGCGGTGCCACCCTGGTGGTCAACAACGCCGGTGCGCTGGGCCCGACCCCGTTGCCCGGCCTGGCCGAGTACCCGGTCGACGCACTGCGCGAGGTCTTCGAGGCCAATGTGCTCGCGGTGCTCGGTCTCGTCCAGGTGGCGCTGCCCGGGCTGCGCAGGCGGGGCGGCGCCGTCCTCACCATCACCTCGGACGCCGCCGTCGAACCCTACGAGGGCTGGGGTGGCTACGGCGCCTCGAAGGCGGCGGTGGAACTGCTCAGCAACGTGCTGTCCAAGGAGGAACCGGCCATCCGGGTGTGGTGGGCCGACCCGGGCGACCTGCGAACCCAGATGCACCAGGACGCCTTCCCCGGCGAGGACATCACCGACCGCCCACTCCCGGAAACCGTCGTCCCCGCCGTCGTGCACCTGGTGTCCACCCGCCCGGAATCCGGCCGGATCCGCCTGCCGGAGGTGGCGGTATGA
- a CDS encoding GAF domain-containing sensor histidine kinase, with amino-acid sequence MTGIGSNELRAVSAAVLAVATHLSVREVLRTILTSARRLVGARYAALGVPDEAGGFAEFLADGVTDEQWAAIGPVPRQHGLLGVLLHDPNPVRLDDVRAHPRFEWWPKAHPVLTDFLGMPITDGDEVLGEIFVANKTEEGGFTDQDEELLALLAAHAAIAIVNARLHERARELSIVQERTRIARELHDAVTQKLFSLRLAAESAAALARRDAARAAGQLDLVRALAAEVSDELRAALVGLRPPDLAGDGLDSAIGKQADLLNRVHSVDIVYRGGEVPRLTTTREEAVYRVLQEALHNALRHASARNIQVDLRLHSGVVVLEVTDDGVGFDVAGSRERKLGLTSMRERAHTAGGRLRVTSTSPGGTTVRLEVPVGG; translated from the coding sequence GTGACCGGGATCGGGAGCAACGAACTGCGCGCCGTCAGCGCCGCCGTGCTGGCGGTCGCGACGCACCTGTCGGTGCGCGAGGTGCTGCGCACGATCCTCACCTCCGCGCGCAGGCTCGTCGGCGCCCGCTACGCCGCGCTCGGCGTGCCGGACGAGGCGGGCGGCTTCGCCGAGTTCCTCGCCGACGGCGTCACCGACGAGCAGTGGGCGGCGATCGGCCCGGTGCCGCGCCAGCACGGTCTGCTCGGGGTGCTGCTGCACGACCCGAACCCGGTCCGCCTCGACGACGTCCGCGCCCACCCCCGGTTCGAGTGGTGGCCGAAGGCGCACCCCGTGCTCACCGACTTCCTCGGCATGCCCATCACCGACGGCGACGAGGTCCTCGGCGAGATCTTCGTGGCGAACAAGACCGAGGAGGGCGGGTTCACCGACCAGGACGAGGAGCTGCTCGCGCTGCTGGCGGCGCACGCGGCCATCGCGATCGTCAACGCGCGGCTGCACGAGCGGGCCAGAGAGCTGTCCATCGTCCAGGAGCGCACCAGGATCGCGCGCGAACTGCACGACGCGGTCACCCAGAAGCTGTTCAGCCTCCGGCTGGCCGCGGAGTCCGCCGCGGCCCTCGCCAGGCGCGACGCCGCGCGCGCAGCGGGCCAACTCGACCTTGTGCGCGCGTTGGCCGCCGAGGTCAGCGACGAGTTGCGCGCCGCGCTCGTGGGGCTGCGCCCGCCGGACCTGGCGGGCGACGGGCTCGACAGCGCGATCGGCAAGCAGGCGGACCTGCTCAACCGGGTGCACTCGGTGGACATCGTCTATAGGGGTGGCGAGGTGCCCCGGCTCACCACGACCAGGGAGGAGGCCGTCTACCGGGTGCTGCAAGAGGCGCTGCACAACGCGCTGCGCCACGCCAGCGCCCGCAACATCCAGGTCGACCTGCGGTTGCACTCCGGGGTCGTGGTGCTGGAGGTCACCGATGACGGCGTCGGGTTCGACGTGGCGGGCAGCCGCGAGCGCAAGTTGGGGCTGACCTCGATGCGGGAGCGGGCCCACACCGCGGGGGGCAGGTTGCGGGTCACCTCGACCAGCCCCGGGGGGACGACGGTACGGCTGGAGGTGCCCGTTGGGGGATGA
- a CDS encoding response regulator, which produces MGDERIRVLVVDDHPVVRQGLRTFLDLQDDITVVGEAADGASGFAAAEQLRPDVVLLDLRMPGTDGVYALNALRAAGNKARVLVITSFTEPVGIVPAVRAGAAGYVFKDVDPLALAAAVRSVHAGHVLLHPDVARLLAEGEARPGGSSLTARELEVLSQVAQGNSNREIARVLMLSEKTVKSHMTAILGKLGLHDRTQAALYAVRTGLVTPAAH; this is translated from the coding sequence TTGGGGGATGAGCGGATCAGGGTGCTCGTGGTCGACGACCACCCTGTGGTGCGCCAGGGGTTGCGCACCTTCCTGGACCTGCAGGACGACATCACCGTCGTCGGCGAGGCGGCCGACGGCGCGTCCGGTTTCGCCGCCGCCGAGCAGCTCAGACCCGATGTGGTGCTGCTCGACCTGCGCATGCCGGGCACCGACGGCGTCTACGCGCTCAACGCGCTGCGCGCGGCGGGCAACAAGGCGCGGGTCCTGGTCATCACCAGCTTCACCGAGCCGGTGGGCATCGTCCCCGCGGTGCGCGCGGGCGCCGCCGGGTACGTCTTCAAGGACGTGGACCCGTTGGCGTTGGCCGCGGCCGTGCGCTCGGTGCACGCCGGGCACGTCCTGCTGCACCCCGATGTGGCGCGCCTGCTGGCGGAGGGGGAGGCCAGGCCGGGCGGGTCCTCGTTGACCGCGCGCGAACTGGAGGTGCTCTCCCAGGTGGCGCAGGGCAACTCGAACCGGGAGATCGCCCGTGTGTTGATGTTGTCGGAGAAGACGGTGAAGTCCCACATGACCGCGATCCTGGGCAAGCTCGGGCTGCACGACCGCACGCAGGCGGCCCTCTACGCGGTGCGCACGGGTCTGGTCACCCCCGCGGCCCACTAG